CCACCTCCGCTACTTCATGGCGGTCGCCGAGGAGCTGAATTTCACCCGCGCCGCCGAGCGGGTGTTCCTCACGCAGCCCGCCCTCAGCCAGCAGATCAAGGCGCTGGAGGACATCGTCGGCGTGACGCTGCTCGACCGGACCGGGCGGACGGTCCGGCTCACCGAGGCGGGGCAGGTCTTCCTGGGGGGCGCCCGGCGCACCCTGTGCGAGGCCGAGCGCAGCGTCCGTGAGGCCCGCCACGCCGACGCGACCCCCCGGCTGGCGCTGGGGTACATCGAGTACGCCTTTCAAGCCATCGTCAATCCCCTGATCCACACCCTGCTGGGGCAGCAGTCCACGCTGCGGATCGAGGCGCCGCGAGGTGCCCCATGACGACGTTCCCCGGGCGCTGGAGGACAGGCTGATCGACGTGGGGATCGGCATGTTGCCGATGGAGGCTCCGGGGATCAGCGTGCGGGACCTCGCTGAGGGCCGCTGGCAACTGATCCTGCCTGCGGCGCACCCGCTGGCCGCGCGAGGTTCCATTCACCTCACCGACCTGGCTGACGAGCCGCTGCTGATGTTCGCCAAGACAATGAATCCGGCCCTGTACGACTTCGTGCTGGGCCGCTTCCGACGCTCGGGCGTCGAGCCGAACGTGGTGTACGAGACGTCGCAGGTGGAGGCCGGGCAGAACATGGTGGCGCTGGGCGTGGGCCTCTGGGTGGTCACGACCTACGTGATCCAGGGCCGCTTCCTGGAGGGCCTGGTGGCGCGTGTTCTCGCCGACTTCGACGTGATCCGGCTGGGCCTGGCCTGGCGAACGGCGGACACCTCCCCGGGGGTGCGGGCCCTGCTGGATGCTGCGCGGTACTCCGGTGGGTCCTGATCTTGCAGGGCATGACGCCCCTGAGTTCGAGGCGTCGTTGAAGCGACGGGACCGTGCCTGGGGAGACGCAGGAGGCTGAAGTGGGGTAGGGCGCCGGGTGATGGGCCATGCCTGCGCAGTGGTGGGAGTCACTTGGCCGGGCGCGGCCCTCCGAGGGCGGAACGCTCCGGCAGGTGGACCTGACGTGAGGAGGCCGGGGAGACAGCGTGAATTTCTGTTTCTCAGGAGGGGTCCCGGAAGTAATGACCCTGGTCGAGATCCTCGATGAGCCCCGGATGGATCGGCTGCCAGCTCAGCAGCTCACGGGTCAGCGCGCTGGAGGCCGCGAGGTCAGCGTCGAGGAAGCGCCCCAGCCACCCGAAGTGCTCGCCCGCCTGTTCGGCAGGAATCGACACCACGGGCAGGTCGAGGTGACGCCCGATCACCTCGGCGATGGTGCGGACGGGCACGCCCTCGTCCGCAACCCCGTGCAGGACCGAACCGGCCAGCGCTCCCTCAAGTGCGAGGCGGAAGAGGCGTGCGGCGTCGAG
This sequence is a window from Deinococcus aestuarii. Protein-coding genes within it:
- a CDS encoding LysR family transcriptional regulator, with translation MARPLELRHLRYFMAVAEELNFTRAAERVFLTQPALSQQIKALEDIVGVTLLDRTGRTVRLTEAGQVFLGGARRTLCEAERSVREARHADATPRLALGYIEYAFQAIVNPLIHTLLGQQSTLRIEAPRGAP
- a CDS encoding LysR family substrate-binding domain-containing protein, yielding MPHDDVPRALEDRLIDVGIGMLPMEAPGISVRDLAEGRWQLILPAAHPLAARGSIHLTDLADEPLLMFAKTMNPALYDFVLGRFRRSGVEPNVVYETSQVEAGQNMVALGVGLWVVTTYVIQGRFLEGLVARVLADFDVIRLGLAWRTADTSPGVRALLDAARYSGGS